The genome window ctccacaaATCAGTCCCAATATGTAGAACACACTGGCTTGGTTTCCATTAAAAAGCCACAAAATGTATCAGGCTGAAGGGTTTTGCTGAGGCTTGGGCCTCTTAATTCTTTTGTTAGATGattccttttgttgtcttttatttacaacaaaatacttttttttctcttttattttcatggggaaaggggaaaatgtaaaaaaaaaaatgtattgcacACCATTTGAATTTTCCAGTGttaggttgggggtggggtggggtctgtgTTGGAAAGAAAAAGCTGTAAAGACTGAGGGCCGGACTCTTTTTAAAGAACCTGCAGACCTTGGagtgtagagatggctcagggtcCCTCCTTTCTTTCACCCACCTCCTCACGCGCCCTGATACAGCTGCCTTGCTGGGAAGAGAAGAGCGGTCCCTTGGGTGGGTCCTCTTTTGCTAGCCCAAACGGAAGCTTGCAAAGGAGCTTTCTGGCCTTAAGTTTGTAAGCAGGCAGCAAAGCCCCCTGGATACACAGATGTGTGTTTGAGGCCTAGACAAAAGTTTTCTTGAGGGGATGGCTGAATTAACTACTTCACCACAAAGCCCATTAGTTACACAAGGGGCTCCTTCTGTAATGAGGGACCCTTCAAGGAGGCAGCAAACAGAACAGAACCCTTTACTTTCAGCCTATCACGTCATTCCAAACTTCAAGGTagagtatatatacacatatatgcatatatatagacacacatatatgcatatatgtatatatgcatatatatactttTTACTTTGATTTAAACAACCAGCCAACCAAGAGGAGCAGCCCAGTTGGGCACAGTCtgtcctgatcttcctgccagTCACCTTCACACGCAAGCTGAAGGCTGGGCAGGAAGCTCATACTTCCCAAGGTGAGGTTTTTGAGGGTGCTGAGCTTTTTTGTAGATCCCTGCAGTGGTGACCACACTGGCTGGTTTCCTCCGGCTCTTTCTCTTTAGCCCCCGGCTGCACACGTGCTGCCAAGACTGCAGGGTCTTGGAAGTCCAGACCCACACCCCACTGGTGATGCCCACCACCAGAAGCATGGACACTTTGACCATGAAGACCTCCACGGCAGGGATGGAGGTGGTCATCAGACAGTCAGGTGTCTTGGTCTGATTGTTCATCTTACACTTGTGCTGCGTGGCCAGCATCTTCCAGTAGTCCATGTTCAGACGTTCATAAAAGTAGCAGGCAATCACACAGGTGGCTGGCACAGTGTAGAGGAGGGAGAAGACCCCAATGCGTACCATGAGCTTCTCCAGCTTGTCTGTGTTTTCCCCACCCGTTTTCATCACCCTCCGGATGTGGAATAAAGCCACAAAGCCGGACAGGATGAAGGAAGTGCCGATGACCAGGTAGCAAGCCAGCGGGACCAGCACAAAGCCGGTCAGAGCATTGACATCCATGCTGCCCACATAACACACACCAGTGAGCTCATCTCCTGCCACCCTGCGCATCACCAGGATCAAGATGGTCTTCACAGCCGGGATGGCCCAGGCTGCCAGGTGAAAGTAGCTGCTGTTGGCTTCAATAGCCTCGTGGCCCCACTTCTTGCCAGCAGCCAGGAACCAAGTGAGGGTGAGAACCACCCACCATAAAGAGCTGGCCATGCCGAAGTAGTAAAGTACCAAGAAGACTAAGGTACAGCCGgtgctctccagcccctcctggaTAACATACAGCTGTCCACTGTCCCTGTCGCAGGCGATGCTCTCAGCGCCAGCAAAGAGGCGGATGATATAGCCCACCGAATAGACGCAGTAGCACATGGAAAGGAAGATGATGGGACGTTCCGGGTATTTGAAGCGCGATGGGTCAATGAGGAAGGTGAGCACGGTGAAGGCGCTGGAGAAGAAGCACAGCACCGACCAGATGGCCAGCCAGATCACAGCGAAGCGCTTGTCGTCGCGGCTCCAGTACACATCCACCCCCGGCGTGCAGAGAGGCGCGCAGGACTCGCTTTTCTCCACGTGGTGGAACTTGCCCGGGTTGTCACAGCCTGCGCGCCCGGGACCCCCATCCTTTAGCGGGTGCTCCTGCGCGCTGTGGGGCCTTTGGGGCCTGAAGAGCGGAGGGAACATGCCAGAGCCCCGGCTCGGCTCGTCGGAGCCGTTGTTGGGTGCCTCCATGCACAGGTAGTTGGGGTCATTCTTGTTGGGGAGCTTGCTGCAGTCCAGGGAGTCCGGCCACTTGAATTTGAACTGCTCCATGATCGGCGAGCACTTGAGCCGGGCCTGCTCGCACATGACCCGGCAAGCGGGGATGGGCGTGGAGACCTGCTCAGTGCACATGGGCGCGTACAGCGAGCACAGGAAGAAGCGGAGGTGGCCGTGGCAGCCGTACTCCACGAGCGGCGCAAACTCGTGCAGTTGGATGGCCGCCTCGCGCTGGTTCTCGTGGCCCATCAGGTTTGGCATGCGGGTGGTGTTGTAGCCGATGTCCTTGCACATGGGAATCTCCACCGGCTGGCACTTGCCATCTCCAGGGCGCTCCAAGTCCATGGAACTGATGGCTGCGCACGAACCCATCATCACCTGCAGCACCAGCCACAGGCGAGGGCCCCGGTGCTGCATGGTGGCGCCCGCGGTGTGCCCGCGCCGCTCAGGGCCGCCACTCCCGGGCACGGGCTGCTGCGGCTGCCCGCGGCTCCGCGCCCCGGCTCGGGCCCCCGCGCATGCCCGTCCCGCCTGGCCGGAGCGCTCGCGGCGCCCGGGGCCCCTGCGGTGGGCGCGCGGCCTCGGCCGAGTCGGGGGCGGCGGGGGAGGGGAGCGAAGTTTGCAAACAATACGGCGGAGAGAGCGCGGTTCTGCGCGCAAACTTTGGCCTCTTCTTCCGGGCGCGCGCGTTCGGGGACTGCGGTGGGGAAGCGCGGGCGCACCGTGGTCCCAGGTCCCGGCGCTCCTCCCTCCGGGCGCCGGCAGCTGTTTCCAGCTCGGCGTCCCAGGATGAGAAGACTTGCTAAGAAgcaaaggggaggaaagggggaaggaaaaaaaaaaaagggccgaTTGGTGacaggccccgcccccgccccgccccgccccggcgCTGCTTTGCATCAGAAAGCCTTGCGCCCCGGGCAGCCTCCGCCCTCAGCCCCAGCTCCGGGCAGGACCCCGGCCTCCAGCTTCACCTCCTGCGGGCCTCTCCTCCTGCGCTCCctatcgggggggggggggggggggctcgggATTATCCCCGGTACCCCAAGGACGCCGAGGTTACGGGAAGTTTGGGGACTATCGGGGACCCGGGTAAGGGTGGTCCTCACCCGGGGCTGGGGCCTGGGGAGGCATCTTCTACTTTTATGATGGCTCCCTGGCGGAGGGCCCTTTCAAAGAGACAAGGGATTTGCGTTTTATGACCGTGCTCATAAAGTGGCCCCTCGGCTTGTAAAACTGCCCGCACAGTCCCGAGACCGGGGGTTTGCTGCCCCGGGCGCGGGGCTCTGGCTCCGGGGAGGGGCTgcctttgaaatttcaaaagggCCGCacgcaggggagggggaggggacctGGGAAGCTGGAGTTTAGGGCCTCTTCTTGCAAGGTCTACtcaaagaaagaggggaggggacgGGGAGGAGACTTTCCGGGCCGCTGACACCCGGCACCCCGGGAAGAGGGCTCGACTTGAATCGTGGTGACCCCTGCCCCGCCAAGGCCACCGTGTTGGGGCCCGTCGCGCTAGGCCTGCTCGTAGTTTCTCCAAGCGGTTGGGTTTATTTATTATAGGAAGTCGggtatttatattatttggtGAGAGATGTGCTCGGCCTGCGCCCTCCCGGGAGGCGGAGGCTGAGCCCCGGCCTACGCGCGCACTGCTGGTTCCCACGCAGAGTGGAGGAGCCTCTCTGCGCCTCGCGGGGCTGACTCCCGCCCTTTGGTTTTGGGCTAGTCTGTGATAAGGGACACAGAgcctccacctccttcccccGCACAGGGAGTGCACCGTGGGAGCCCACCCCAATCACTGAGTGTCTGAGAGTACTGGGGTGCGGCACCTGTCGCGGACTCTTGACTTTGGATAAACAGCCCCTTGGGCGGTGGCCTACTCTCTCCTTagacccccctccccccgccctcTATCTAGATCGGCGTTTGAAGTGTTTTGGAAACTATCAGGACCTCCAGTGCAGATTCCCCCAACTGCATAAGGGCAGCTAAACCTCCTGCTCTTATTTCTGCCAGTCCCGCGCACCCCAGGGCCGAGTTAGAAGCGCACAGGACTGGAAGCCTCCGGTGGCCAGCTCCCTCCAGCAGCTAAGCTAGGAGTGAGGCTGCCCAGGACCCCTCCTCCCCGCCCAGCCCTGCGCTTCCTCCAGAGGCTTCTAATTAAAACGAGGCGTCAGCGTCCCATCTGCAGGAAACCCGGGgagttctccttccttccctctctgatCTGTCAGACATTGTGGACAGACTTGAGGCTGGGACATGCCTAGGACCCCTGAATCCTTCCCGGCAGGCTTATGGTACCCTTTGCCACGATCCCCTGGTCCCTTTGCCTTTCACGGGAGGAAGTTGGGTCCAGGGAAACAGTGCTTAGGAAGGTTGAGGTTAACGCAGTCAGAACCGCCACCCACTACCGTGTTAGTGATCCAAGAAAAACGTGATGTGTGGTGAGAGCTTGCGGCTTGTATAGGGATAGCTTGCTTGGATATTTATAGTCTAGTAAGCTGTTTTCAAAATCTTTTCAGTTAGGTAAGATTCCTGGGCCATCGCTTAGCTTTAAGACAGGTTGGATTACAAGGGGTCCTTCCTGACACTTTTGCCTTCggtctatttcttttttattccccCCCACCTTTTGGAGGGTGGCGTGGAAGAAAACAGGGTGAACTCAGCTCCGGAGCAGAGTGTGAGCTATTTGAGACAGCTCCCCGTAATTGGTCTTTTATGCTCTGGTTACTTCTACAGTGTTCAGACCTATTATTTTAGCCATGACCGCTTCAcgttcctttcttctctcctccccctttaaatatattaagaaaaagcTAACAAAATTTCTTCCATCTGCCCAACCCAGGGAAAAAGCAACAAATACACATTTGGTACCTAAAAATAAGGGCCCTGAGATACCAGGAGTGGAAGACAACTCTCAACTAATAAATGAAAGCCCTTTTGATGGCTCCAGctgaaaagatattttatttttctctctcctgtgtgtgggATTTGAGACGTGTGACTCCGGAGCAGCCGGGTCCCCTGCTGCTCAGCCCTGGCTCGGAAACTGGCCCCCCTCTGGCAAGCGTTCTGGAGGGCTGGGAGGAATTTTATGgctgtctttctcctctcaggcctttttttcttttgtcttctttgaagaacgactttagacattttatttacatatttaaccAGGGataaaagagggaaggaaagctttGGGGGCTGGCCTGGGAATAGGGCTATGTTTAAATTAATGGAAATCTTATTAGGCTTCTAAAATTTTGAGCAAGGGTTTTTAATGGAACTTCATAATTAAACACGATTTTTAAATAACATCCTAAAGCAAGGGATACGTTGGGCCCCAAATCTCctaatgtatctatctatgtaaaagaaaaaaaaatctcagaatacTGTCCATAGATATTATCTTAAAGTTCTTGTGAACATCAAGCAAGGAAAGTACAAGGAATACTCCTAAGAGCCAGGCAATGTCTGGAGCTAAATAAATTTGGAGGTGGCGGGGAGTTGAAAGGAAGGCCCTGTTTCATTCCCCTTAAACTAGCAAAGTcagaagtttatttaaaaaaaaaaaaaagtgctcggACACGGGTCTCACTAGCAATCAAAGCTGTATCCTTCCTTAGTATGTCTTGGGTGAAGGGAACCATAAACTCTTGAGAGGTTTTCTGAAATGGGATTAGAGAGAACCCAAATAATCtctttaagattaaaaaacaaaacaaaactactgcACCTCCTACAATAAAGAGAAATTAAGCCAGAAGCTTAGCCCGTTACAAGCTAATTGCAAGAGTAGACGTGTGAGATACGAACCCAGGTCATAAAAAGACTCGAACATCCCGTCTACCCTCTTAAAGATGAACCAGGGAGATCCTGGCTTCTTCAAGCTGGTCTTGGTAGCTTCCCCTTGACTGGCCTTTTCTGGAACCTTCTTGTTTGGGGATCCAGTTGGAAAACTCTTTGAGATCTCTGTTTGCATTTCCAAACTGTCTCTTAAGGGAAGGACAGTGGTCTCACACATAAGAGAATTCAATTTTCCAACCAACTGGGCTTGGTCCCATCACTGCCCTCccaacttttttcttcttcttcataggAAATACCTTTTAAGTCATCCGGGGTGATTCTTAGTtaacatgcacaaacatataagCAAGCATAAACACACCTCATACCACAAAAGCACGGCGGGTCTCCCCCAAACTTAAGAACAAGTTTTAATTACATGTCCGAACACTAGTTAtactgggtgggtgggggtggtgaggtGGGCAGGGAAAAAGCCCTCAGCCCACGGCATCATAAAATGCATGAAGGAGTGTCCCCGGCCGCTTGCAGAACAATTTAGGCCGCTATTTTAAGGCCACTTCCCTTGAAATGTGGATTGAAATATTACCAGAGGTTCGCGGGGCGCTTTCGTGTGAATTGCAAATCAAGCCTCGCTTTAATCCTCTTTCAAGGCCGGGCCTTGGATCGCTGGCGTCGCCTGGCTCCCCACTGCTTCTGGCGCAGAAGGGACCATTCAAGGGGGCAGCTCCCCTCCTCTGTTCCCACACTCCAAAAAACAACACCGCAGACAGACACCCTCCAACTAAATTAGATTAAACTCCTACTCTTCCACAGCGCATTAGCCTTTTTACAGCCTGGCTCTGCCGATCGCTCCTCCCTGTTTAAAGACACAGCACAGCTTTTTCTGTCCCAGCCACCGCCACAGAAACGGgttggaggaaaaaaatatatatatctttaaaaaggtGTGAAGTGCACCAGGCTAAATGACTTCAGATAATTTGCAAGAGAGACCTCTGTTTAAAACTCAGGCAGACCCTATGTGTGCCGGCTCCAGGGCTTACATGGACCCACCCCGTGAGAAACACTTAAACCTTAGTATGTGGTGTTctatagtagtagtagtagtagtgatgatgatgatgatgatgatgatgatgataaaatttAGAGATTTCCCTTACAAAACGAAGCGGGCAAATATGTGATTCTGTTTTGCATTGATGTCCCAGAGGACACTAGAAGAAAATTGGCTAAGATGAACGGGGACCCTTACCTCCTTACCTTGGGCTCAT of Onychomys torridus chromosome 22, mOncTor1.1, whole genome shotgun sequence contains these proteins:
- the Fzd10 gene encoding frizzled-10 yields the protein MQHRGPRLWLVLQVMMGSCAAISSMDLERPGDGKCQPVEIPMCKDIGYNTTRMPNLMGHENQREAAIQLHEFAPLVEYGCHGHLRFFLCSLYAPMCTEQVSTPIPACRVMCEQARLKCSPIMEQFKFKWPDSLDCSKLPNKNDPNYLCMEAPNNGSDEPSRGSGMFPPLFRPQRPHSAQEHPLKDGGPGRAGCDNPGKFHHVEKSESCAPLCTPGVDVYWSRDDKRFAVIWLAIWSVLCFFSSAFTVLTFLIDPSRFKYPERPIIFLSMCYCVYSVGYIIRLFAGAESIACDRDSGQLYVIQEGLESTGCTLVFLVLYYFGMASSLWWVVLTLTWFLAAGKKWGHEAIEANSSYFHLAAWAIPAVKTILILVMRRVAGDELTGVCYVGSMDVNALTGFVLVPLACYLVIGTSFILSGFVALFHIRRVMKTGGENTDKLEKLMVRIGVFSLLYTVPATCVIACYFYERLNMDYWKMLATQHKCKMNNQTKTPDCLMTTSIPAVEVFMVKVSMLLVVGITSGVWVWTSKTLQSWQHVCSRGLKRKSRRKPASVVTTAGIYKKAQHPQKPHLGKYELPAQPSACV